One region of Chlamydia psittaci 6BC genomic DNA includes:
- the gatC gene encoding Asp-tRNA(Asn)/Glu-tRNA(Gln) amidotransferase subunit GatC, with protein MTQPYVTREDIILLAKSSALELSEELIQEYESSLNEVIKTMAASIAMDVTDVVIEVGLSHVISPEDLREDIVASSFSREEFLTNVPESLGGLVKVPTVIK; from the coding sequence ATGACACAACCCTATGTAACTAGAGAAGACATTATACTTTTGGCAAAGAGTTCAGCTCTGGAATTAAGCGAAGAGCTTATTCAAGAGTATGAAAGTTCTTTGAATGAAGTCATTAAAACTATGGCAGCGTCCATCGCTATGGATGTAACAGACGTGGTTATCGAGGTTGGTTTATCCCATGTCATCAGTCCCGAAGATTTACGAGAAGATATCGTTGCCTCAAGTTTCTCTCGTGAGGAGTTTCTTACTAATGTCCCCGAATCTTTAGGGGGATTAGTAAAAGTACCCACAGTAATTAAGTAG
- a CDS encoding polymorphic outer membrane protein middle domain-containing protein: MKHPVYWFLISSSLLVSNSLCSEEADQKTLTSADSYNGNTAGDQKFTPKETSASQGTTYTCTGNICIAYAGSSDSALSNSCFTDTAGNLSFLGNGYTLCFDNITTEASNPGAINVKGSDKTLNVSGFSLFSCAHCPPGTTGYGAIKAVGNTTIKDNSSLVFHKNCSNTDGGVIYCKASSSTAELKIENNQNLVFSENSSNTKGGAIFTQKLTITSGGPTLFSNNSVSNGSSPKGGAIYLDDTNGECSLTANLGDITFDGNKIITTSGRSDPDVKRNSIDLGTNGKFTKLNAKDGFGIFFYDPIANQGNTSETIELNKADGEGPSTYTGKIVFSGEKLSDEEKKVPANLQSYFKQPLKIGAGSLVLKDGVTLEAKQVTQTAGSTVVMDLGTTLQTPSSGGEAIDLTNLDINIASLGGGGVLLLLKSQQIQTVKKSPSTLSI, from the coding sequence ATGAAACATCCAGTCTACTGGTTCTTAATATCCTCGAGCCTACTTGTCTCGAACTCCCTATGCTCTGAGGAAGCAGATCAAAAAACCTTAACCTCTGCTGATAGCTATAATGGGAATACAGCTGGGGATCAAAAATTTACACCAAAAGAAACCTCTGCATCTCAAGGAACAACATACACGTGTACAGGGAATATATGTATTGCCTATGCGGGGTCAAGTGACTCGGCCTTGTCCAATAGTTGCTTTACTGATACGGCAGGTAACCTTTCTTTCTTAGGAAACGGCTATACTCTTTGCTTTGATAATATTACTACTGAAGCTAGTAACCCCGGAGCCATTAATGTTAAAGGTAGCGATAAAACCTTAAACGTCTCAGGATTTTCGTTATTTTCATGTGCTCACTGCCCTCCGGGCACAACCGGTTACGGGGCTATTAAAGCTGTAGGGAATACCACTATCAAAGATAACTCTAGTCTTGTCTTCCACAAAAACTGTTCGAACACAGATGGTGGTGTCATTTACTGTAAAGCAAGCAGTAGTACTGCTGAATTAAAAATAGAAAATAATCAGAATCTGGTTTTCTCAGAGAACTCTTCTAACACCAAAGGTGGGGCTATATTTACTCAAAAACTCACCATAACTTCCGGTGGGCCTACGTTATTTTCTAATAACTCTGTATCCAACGGTTCATCTCCTAAAGGTGGAGCTATTTATTTAGATGATACCAATGGTGAGTGTAGTCTAACGGCGAATCTTGGAGATATCACCTTTGATGGGAACAAAATCATCACAACTAGTGGTAGAAGCGATCCCGATGTAAAAAGAAATTCCATTGACCTCGGCACTAATGGGAAATTCACAAAACTAAATGCTAAAGATGGATTCGGGATTTTCTTCTATGACCCCATCGCTAATCAAGGGAATACTAGCGAAACAATAGAGCTCAATAAAGCTGACGGAGAGGGACCTTCTACTTATACAGGCAAAATTGTCTTCTCTGGTGAAAAATTATCCGATGAAGAGAAAAAGGTTCCGGCCAATCTACAATCATATTTCAAACAACCCCTAAAAATCGGTGCAGGTTCTTTAGTCCTTAAGGATGGTGTCACTTTAGAAGCAAAACAAGTCACGCAAACAGCAGGCTCTACTGTTGTCATGGATTTAGGAACTACGTTACAAACGCCTTCCTCAGGTGGAGAAGCCATTGACCTAACTAATTTGGATATCAACATCGCCTCGTTGGGGGGGGGGGGGGTACTACTCCTGCTAAAGTCGCAGCAAATACAGACAGTAAAAAAGTCACCATCAACGCTGTCAATCTAG
- a CDS encoding DUF378 domain-containing protein, whose protein sequence is MLGKLVRGLSSLIVVLGALNVGIIGLTHHKVNLIARLCGGASATATQITYIVIGVAGVISLISFCSCRAKKHQNGDCCPKGHSSHHCDPKN, encoded by the coding sequence ATGCTAGGCAAACTCGTTCGGGGACTATCCTCTCTTATTGTTGTTCTTGGTGCATTGAACGTAGGAATTATAGGATTAACTCATCATAAAGTAAACCTTATTGCTCGACTATGCGGGGGCGCAAGTGCAACAGCAACACAAATTACTTACATTGTTATTGGAGTCGCTGGGGTGATTTCTTTAATAAGTTTTTGTAGTTGTCGTGCTAAAAAACACCAAAATGGGGATTGCTGCCCTAAAGGACATTCATCTCACCATTGCGATCCTAAAAATTAA
- a CDS encoding autotransporter outer membrane beta-barrel domain-containing protein codes for MDISVNGADYHRGFWVSGLANFLHKSGSDTKRKFRHHSAGYALGVYAQTPSEDVFSAAFCQLFGKDKDYFVSKNSSNIYAGSLYYQHISYWNAWQNLLQNTIGVEAPLVLHAQLTYCHASNNMKTHMTNTYIPKNVTLSEIKGDWGNDCFGVEFGAMAPVETPTSFLFDRYSPFLKLQLVHAHQDDFKENNSDQGRYFESSNLTNLSLPIGIKFERFANNDSASYHLTAAYAPDIVRSNPDCNASLLVSPTTAVWVTKANNLARSAFMLQAGNYLSLSHNIELFSQLGFELRGSSRTYNVDLGSKIQF; via the coding sequence ATGGATATCAGCGTCAATGGTGCTGATTACCATAGAGGTTTTTGGGTATCCGGTCTAGCCAACTTCTTACACAAAAGCGGTTCTGATACGAAACGCAAGTTCCGTCACCATAGTGCCGGATACGCTTTAGGCGTCTACGCGCAAACTCCTTCAGAAGACGTATTCAGTGCGGCTTTCTGCCAACTCTTTGGCAAAGACAAAGACTATTTCGTCTCCAAAAATAGTTCTAATATCTACGCAGGTTCTCTTTATTACCAGCATATCTCTTATTGGAACGCTTGGCAGAATCTGCTACAAAACACTATCGGCGTAGAAGCTCCGTTAGTCCTTCATGCGCAGTTAACTTATTGTCATGCCTCGAATAACATGAAAACACACATGACAAATACATATATTCCCAAAAACGTCACACTCTCAGAAATCAAGGGCGATTGGGGAAATGATTGTTTCGGAGTTGAGTTTGGAGCTATGGCACCCGTAGAAACGCCAACCTCTTTCCTATTTGATAGGTATTCACCTTTCTTGAAGTTGCAACTTGTGCATGCACACCAAGATGACTTTAAAGAAAACAATAGTGATCAGGGAAGATATTTCGAAAGCAGCAATCTCACCAACCTTTCTCTGCCTATCGGCATCAAGTTTGAGAGATTTGCGAATAACGATTCAGCTTCTTATCATCTCACTGCTGCGTATGCTCCGGATATCGTAAGAAGCAACCCTGACTGCAACGCTTCTCTGTTAGTGAGCCCAACCACGGCTGTTTGGGTAACGAAAGCCAACAATCTTGCGCGAAGTGCTTTCATGCTACAAGCAGGAAACTATTTGTCTTTAAGTCACAATATAGAACTCTTCAGTCAGTTGGGTTTCGAGCTCAGAGGTTCTTCTCGAACCTATAACGTAGATCTCGGATCCAAGATTCAATTCTAA
- a CDS encoding autotransporter domain-containing protein, translating to MRPSLYKILISSTLTIPISFHFSQLHAEVALTQESILDANGAFSPQSTNTAGGTTYNVESDISIVDAGQTAALASSAFVQTADNLTFKGNNHSLSITNVNAGANPGGINVSTDGKILTLTDFSKLSFTACPSSLVNNGKGAMQSGGALNLANNASILFDQNHSADNGGAISCKAFSLTGSSKEISFTTNSSAKKGGAIAATGIAHLSDNQGTIRFSGNTAINSGGAVYSEAATTIAGNDRVVFNNNAVSGSADGCGGAIHCSKAGSAPTLTIRDNKVLIFEENTSSSKGGAIYTDKLILTSGGPTLFINNKVTHAAPKGGAIGIGSNGECSLTAEHGDITFENNLIATQNNATIKRNAINIEGNGKFLNLRAASEKTISFYDPITVEGNAADLLTLNKAEGDKVYNGRIVFSGEKLTEEQAAVADNLKTIFTQPITLAAGELVLRRGVEVEAKTVSQTAGSLILMDTGTKLSAKTEDVTLTNLAINPNTLDGKTFAVVDAVAAGKNVTVSGAIGVVDPTGKFYENHKLNDTLALGGILLSGKGAVTTTNVPSHVVGVAETHYGYQGNWSVSWIKDNNSDPKTQTAVFTWNKTGYVPNPERRAPLVLNSLWGSFMDLRSIQDVMERSVDSILETRRGLWVSGIGNFFHKDQSAENRKFRHISSGYVLGATTNTSREDSLSVAFCQLFAKDKDYLVSKNAGNVYAGSIYYQHVSKFDDLTRLFNGPNTCCSGFSKEIPIFLDAQVTYCHTANNMTTSYTDYPEVKGSWGNDTLGVALSTSVPIPVFSSSIFDSYAPFAKLQVVYAHQDDFKEPTTEGRTFESSDLLNVSVPIGIKFEKLSYGEKTAYDLTLMYVPDVYRHNPSCMTGLAINDVSWLTTATNLARQAFIVRAGNHIALSSGVEMFSQFGCELRSSSRNYNVDLGAKVSF from the coding sequence ATGAGGCCTTCTTTATATAAGATTTTAATATCGTCAACTCTGACGATACCAATATCTTTTCACTTCTCGCAATTGCATGCAGAAGTGGCTTTAACTCAAGAATCTATTCTCGATGCAAATGGAGCATTCAGTCCGCAATCTACAAACACTGCGGGAGGAACGACTTACAACGTCGAGAGTGATATTTCTATTGTAGATGCAGGACAGACAGCTGCTCTTGCTTCTTCAGCTTTTGTTCAAACTGCGGACAATCTAACTTTCAAAGGGAACAACCATAGCTTATCCATAACCAACGTGAATGCCGGAGCTAATCCCGGAGGAATTAACGTTAGCACTGACGGTAAGATTCTTACTTTGACAGATTTTTCTAAGTTGAGCTTCACGGCATGCCCATCTTCTCTAGTAAATAATGGGAAAGGAGCTATGCAATCCGGAGGAGCATTAAACTTGGCGAATAATGCCAGCATTTTGTTTGACCAGAACCATTCCGCTGATAATGGTGGAGCGATCTCTTGCAAAGCTTTTTCTCTAACCGGCTCGAGCAAGGAAATCAGCTTCACCACTAACTCTAGTGCGAAAAAAGGTGGAGCGATTGCTGCTACGGGAATAGCTCATCTTTCGGACAACCAAGGAACAATCAGATTTTCTGGAAACACTGCGATTAATTCTGGGGGAGCAGTATATTCAGAAGCTGCTACGACTATTGCGGGTAACGATCGTGTTGTTTTTAACAACAACGCTGTTTCCGGTTCTGCTGATGGTTGCGGTGGAGCTATCCATTGTAGCAAAGCAGGTTCAGCACCGACCCTTACTATAAGAGATAACAAAGTCTTGATTTTTGAGGAAAATACTTCTTCATCAAAAGGTGGGGCTATTTACACCGATAAGCTCATATTGACTTCGGGAGGACCTACGTTATTTATCAATAACAAAGTTACCCATGCTGCACCTAAAGGTGGAGCTATTGGTATTGGTTCCAATGGAGAATGTAGCTTAACAGCTGAACATGGGGATATTACTTTTGAAAATAACCTTATAGCCACACAAAACAACGCTACAATAAAAAGAAACGCGATTAACATTGAAGGCAATGGAAAATTCCTCAACCTACGTGCAGCGTCTGAAAAGACGATTTCTTTTTATGATCCTATAACAGTTGAAGGTAATGCTGCTGATCTTCTCACTTTAAATAAAGCTGAGGGTGATAAGGTGTATAATGGAAGAATTGTTTTCTCTGGGGAAAAGCTCACTGAAGAACAAGCTGCTGTTGCTGATAACCTTAAGACAATATTTACACAGCCAATAACTTTAGCTGCTGGTGAACTTGTGTTACGAAGGGGCGTTGAAGTAGAAGCAAAAACTGTCTCGCAAACAGCAGGATCTTTGATTCTCATGGATACAGGCACAAAGTTATCAGCAAAAACAGAAGATGTTACACTGACGAATCTGGCTATTAATCCGAATACCTTAGATGGGAAAACATTCGCTGTAGTCGATGCCGTTGCTGCTGGGAAAAATGTGACTGTATCAGGTGCTATTGGCGTTGTTGATCCTACGGGAAAGTTTTATGAAAACCACAAGCTCAATGATACGTTAGCTTTAGGAGGAATTCTACTTTCTGGGAAAGGTGCCGTTACAACAACAAACGTTCCTAGTCATGTTGTAGGTGTTGCTGAGACACACTATGGTTATCAAGGAAACTGGTCTGTCAGTTGGATCAAAGATAATAACTCTGATCCTAAAACACAAACCGCTGTCTTTACTTGGAATAAAACAGGATATGTTCCAAATCCTGAACGTCGTGCTCCCCTAGTACTGAATAGCCTTTGGGGATCCTTTATGGATTTACGTTCTATTCAGGATGTTATGGAACGTAGTGTTGACAGTATTCTTGAGACACGTCGTGGTCTGTGGGTCTCTGGAATTGGGAACTTCTTCCATAAAGATCAGAGTGCTGAAAATCGCAAATTCCGTCATATCAGTTCGGGATATGTGTTAGGAGCCACAACCAATACTTCTAGAGAGGATTCTCTTAGTGTCGCTTTCTGTCAGTTATTTGCAAAAGATAAAGACTACCTTGTAAGTAAAAATGCTGGAAACGTCTATGCGGGTTCTATTTATTATCAACATGTGAGCAAGTTTGATGACCTAACACGGTTATTTAATGGGCCTAACACATGTTGTTCAGGGTTTTCTAAAGAGATTCCTATTTTCTTGGATGCGCAAGTTACCTATTGTCATACCGCCAACAACATGACAACGTCCTATACGGACTATCCTGAAGTGAAAGGTTCCTGGGGTAATGATACTCTTGGCGTAGCTTTGTCAACTAGCGTACCTATCCCAGTATTTAGTTCTTCTATCTTTGATAGTTATGCACCGTTTGCAAAACTACAAGTTGTCTATGCTCACCAAGATGACTTTAAAGAACCAACAACAGAAGGCCGAACCTTTGAAAGCAGCGATCTTCTCAATGTTTCTGTACCTATAGGTATAAAATTTGAGAAACTCTCCTATGGAGAGAAAACAGCTTATGATCTTACGCTTATGTATGTACCTGATGTGTACCGTCATAATCCCAGCTGTATGACAGGATTAGCGATCAATGACGTTTCCTGGTTAACCACAGCGACGAATCTTGCTAGACAAGCTTTCATAGTTCGCGCAGGTAACCATATTGCCTTATCCTCTGGTGTTGAGATGTTCAGTCAGTTTGGTTGCGAATTACGAAGCTCTTCAAGAAATTATAACGTAGATCTTGGAGCTAAGGTCTCTTTCTAA
- the gatA gene encoding Asp-tRNA(Asn)/Glu-tRNA(Gln) amidotransferase subunit GatA, producing MYRKSALELRNAVVSGESSATAIAKYFYNRIKTEDNQIGAFLSLCEERAYEKAAIIDAKLARGEPVGKLAGVPVGIKDNIHIRGLRTTCASKMLENYIAPFDATVVERIEAEDGVILGKLNMDEFAMGSTTQYSAFHPTKNPWDFSRVPGGSSGGSAAAVSARFCPIALGSDTGGSIRQPAAFCGVVGFKPSYGAVSRYGLVAFGSSLDQIGPLTTVVEDVALAMDVFAGKDDRDATSQKFFTGSFQEALSLEVPSLIGVPMGFLDGLRDDVKENFFASLNVLERQGSRIVEVDLNILDHAVSVYYIVASAEAATNLARFDGIRYGYRSPEAHSIEDIYSISRVQGFGKEVMRRILLGNYVLSAERQSVYYKKGSAIRAKIIQAFQKAYEKCDVIAMPVCSCPAFTDGEILDPTSLYLQDIYTVAMNLAFLPAIAVPSGFSREGLPLGFQVIGQKGKDQQVCQVGYSFQEHSGIKNLYPKGCNKLFDGEVK from the coding sequence ATGTATCGGAAGAGTGCCTTAGAGTTAAGAAATGCCGTAGTTAGTGGAGAGTCTTCAGCTACAGCAATAGCAAAGTATTTTTATAATAGAATAAAAACAGAAGACAATCAGATAGGAGCTTTTCTTTCTCTTTGTGAAGAAAGAGCTTATGAGAAAGCCGCTATCATAGATGCGAAACTTGCACGAGGAGAACCTGTAGGGAAACTCGCAGGTGTCCCCGTGGGAATAAAAGATAATATTCATATTCGGGGTTTACGCACTACTTGCGCTTCTAAAATGTTAGAAAACTATATAGCCCCTTTTGATGCTACAGTAGTCGAACGGATAGAGGCTGAAGATGGGGTGATTTTAGGCAAACTCAATATGGATGAGTTTGCCATGGGATCTACAACACAATATTCTGCTTTTCATCCTACGAAAAATCCCTGGGATTTCTCCCGCGTGCCAGGAGGATCTTCAGGAGGATCTGCCGCAGCAGTTTCCGCAAGATTTTGTCCTATAGCGTTAGGTTCCGATACAGGGGGATCTATACGTCAGCCAGCGGCATTTTGTGGAGTTGTTGGGTTTAAGCCTTCCTATGGAGCAGTCTCCCGTTACGGTTTAGTCGCTTTCGGATCGTCATTAGATCAAATAGGCCCTTTAACAACCGTTGTTGAAGATGTCGCCTTAGCTATGGACGTATTCGCAGGTAAGGATGACAGAGATGCAACTTCTCAGAAGTTTTTTACAGGATCTTTCCAAGAGGCGTTGTCTTTAGAAGTTCCGAGTTTAATCGGCGTGCCTATGGGATTTTTAGACGGTTTACGTGATGATGTTAAAGAGAATTTCTTTGCATCTTTAAATGTTTTAGAGCGTCAAGGTAGCCGCATTGTTGAAGTTGATCTTAACATCCTAGATCACGCTGTGTCTGTTTACTACATTGTTGCTTCTGCAGAAGCCGCAACAAATCTCGCAAGATTTGATGGTATTCGTTACGGCTACCGTTCTCCAGAAGCTCATAGTATAGAAGATATTTATTCGATCTCTCGCGTGCAAGGTTTCGGTAAGGAAGTCATGCGTAGGATTCTGTTGGGTAACTATGTGTTATCAGCTGAACGCCAAAGTGTCTATTATAAGAAAGGCTCGGCGATTCGAGCAAAAATCATTCAAGCTTTCCAAAAAGCTTATGAAAAGTGTGATGTTATTGCGATGCCAGTATGCTCATGCCCAGCATTCACCGATGGTGAAATTCTTGATCCTACCTCTCTATACCTCCAGGATATCTATACCGTTGCTATGAACTTAGCCTTCCTCCCTGCTATCGCAGTTCCTTCCGGGTTTTCTCGAGAAGGGTTGCCTCTAGGATTTCAGGTGATTGGGCAAAAGGGTAAGGATCAGCAGGTATGCCAGGTAGGCTATAGCTTCCAAGAACATTCAGGAATTAAGAATTTATACCCTAAAGGATGTAACAAACTTTTTGATGGAGAGGTGAAATAA